In Brevibacterium pigmentatum, the sequence TCTTCGATCCTGCCCCGCCATATCCGCTTCTCAGTTGTCGACTCCTGGTTCCGCTGCGCTCGTACCGCCGCTCCAGATGTCGCCGACGGTGAAGCCGACCTGAAACGGATCATCGGCCTCGAGGACGAGCTGCTGGAATCCGGTGATTCATCCACGCCCGGTGATCGAGGGGATCACGGCCGGCAGTCCGCAGATCTCGGTCTCTTCCTTCACCACGGCAGTGAAGGTCGTCCCCATCATCGATTCGTGGACGAATCGCTGACCGACGCGCAGTTCGCCGCGGGCGTGCGTGGCCGCCACTCGACCACACGTACCGGTGCCGCACGGTGAGCGGTCGAAAGTCCCGGTCCACGAACCCGGATCGCCGAGGTCGACGTTGCCGTTGGGCAGAACGACCGCGTTGCGTCCGTCAGTGCCCTCTGTTCGGGCGGGTCCGTGGATCAGCGGCAGACCGATCGAATCGATTTCAGGGATGAGAGGATGCCTCACCTCGAAGGTCTCGTTCGCCGCCTGCCGCAGTACGCTGGCAGCCCTGATGATCTCCTTGGCATTGCCAGGATCAAGATCCACGCCGAGGTTGTCCGCCGCAGTCTGTACGTAGAACTGACCGCCGAAGACGATGTCGACGGGAATCGTCCCGTACCCCGGCACCTCGAGAGGCAGGTCGAGTCCGTGGACGAAAGCCGGGACATTGTCGAAGGTCACCGATTGCGCTCGGCCGGCCTCCACCTCGGCGCGGACCGTGACGACACCCGCGGCGGTGTCGACCCGCAGCTCGGTGACCGGTTCGCTGACGTCGACGGACCCCGTCTCGATCAGCGCCGTGACGGTACAGATGAGGTTCGATCCGGACATCGGCTTGAACCCGCCCTGCTCCATCACGATCATTCCGAAATCGCAGCTCGGATCCGTCGCAGGCACGACGATCGGCGAGCACAGGCCGGGATAGCCGCGGGGTTCGTGGAGGATGAGGTTCCGGAAGTCGTCGAGGTGCTCTTCGCAGTATCGGAGCTTTTCGGCCATCGTGGCACCTTTGACCCTCAGTCCCGAGCCGATGAGCACTCGGCCGGGTTCGCCGGCCGCGTGAACATCGACGGCCTGGATGAGCTGTCTGTTCTTCACGTTCCCTCGTCTCTGCTCGGGCGGGCCTCAGCCCACGACTTCGCTGCCGGCGACTTGCTGTGTGGTCATGAGCCCATCCTCGTCCGTTCGGGTCCGTGCGGCGTTGACGTAAATCGTTCAGAAACGATTCGGGGACACACGAGCGAGCTGCTCACCGGGCAGCGTCGAGCTTCCACCAGTCATGAGTCCGGATAGCAGCCGAGCAGATCCCGGTGCCAATGTCAGACCGAGCATCGAATGTCCGGAGTTGATGTAGGCGTTCTTCACGGAGTCCAGGCGCCCGATGACGGGAAGGCCGTCAGGAGTCATGGGGCGCGACCCAGCCCATGGAGCCAGTTCTCCCTGACCGTCGCCCCAATCACGGAATGCTTCCTGAGCCGCGCGGCGGATCGCACCGACGCGGACCTCGTTGACGTCGTCGTCCGTGCTGCCGAACTCCATCGTGCCCGCGAGCCTGAGCATGCCGTTCAGCGGAGTGAGGGCGACGCGAGCATCTTCGAGGGTCAGGGATGTGCGCAGCTGAATCGGAGCGGGTGAGTAGTCAATGCTGTAGCCCTTGCCCGAGTAGATCGGGATCTTCTGACCGAGTTGCCCGGCCAACACGCCGGACGGGACACCGGCCGAGATGACAAGTGCATCGGCCTTGATGACCTCCGCGTCGGAGGTGACAACTGCGGTCACAGCGTCGCCGGAGCGAACGAAGCGTCCGACCCGAGTGTCTTCTCGCACGACTACGCCGAGATCAGAGAGTTTCGCGAGGAGGCCCGCTGTCAGAGAATCGGGTTCGATCTGTCGGTCAGCCGAGAAGGACAGACCGTGGCGGATTCGATCGCTGAGAGCCGGTTCGGCCTCGCGGACTTCGTCATCATGCAGTCGCCGCGGCCGGTGGCCCGCGGCCTCGAAAGCGGGCAGGCTCGCACAGTGCTCGTCGAAGCGTTCCCGAGTCTCGAAAGCCAGCAGCACACCGCGGTCGTGCATCTCGAAGTCGATGCCTTGAGCCTGGTACTCATCGAAGAGATCGTTCGCATCCTCGCCGAGGCGCAGGTGGAGGTCGAGTCCGGCTTCGAAGTCACGTGCGTTGCAGTGCCTGGCCATCTGCAAAAGGAATTTGAGATAGCCGGGCGCAAGGGACGGCTTGATCGATAGTGGGCTGTCGGGCTTGAGCATCCATCGGATCCCCTGAAGCAGCACCCCTGGGGCAGGCACCGGGGTGCTCTCGGCGATAGCGATCTTTGCGGCATTTCCGTGGGAGGCACCCGCACCGCATCGGGCAGCCTCGATGACGGTGACGTCGTGTCCGCTCAGCGCTAGTTCGTAGGCGCTGGTCAGCCCGACCACGCCGCCTCCGATGATGACTGTCTTCAATCGGTTGCCCTCCGTTGGTCCCCGAACCGGCTGCTTCGCCGCCGGATCAGGGCCGACGTCACCGAAGTTGCCTCATGTATGACCATCTATTGAAAGAGACGCTATGCAGTGCTGTCAGGTTCGTCAATGGTCTCAGCCGCTCTTCCCGAACAGCCCAAGATCAGGCTCAGTCTTCGTAGCGGATTTCGACGCGACGGTTCTTCGCCCGGCCCTCGGGGTCGTCTTTGCCGTTCTTCTCATTCGACTCGACGGGCTCGGACTCGCCGAAGCCCTTTGCCGCCACGTCAAGGTCGGAGTTCTCCGAGGTGAGCACCTCGGCGACGGCCTTCGCCCGGTCTTCGGAGAGCTTCTTGTTGTAGTCGTCTGCGCCCT encodes:
- a CDS encoding proline racemase family protein — protein: MKNRQLIQAVDVHAAGEPGRVLIGSGLRVKGATMAEKLRYCEEHLDDFRNLILHEPRGYPGLCSPIVVPATDPSCDFGMIVMEQGGFKPMSGSNLICTVTALIETGSVDVSEPVTELRVDTAAGVVTVRAEVEAGRAQSVTFDNVPAFVHGLDLPLEVPGYGTIPVDIVFGGQFYVQTAADNLGVDLDPGNAKEIIRAASVLRQAANETFEVRHPLIPEIDSIGLPLIHGPARTEGTDGRNAVVLPNGNVDLGDPGSWTGTFDRSPCGTGTCGRVAATHARGELRVGQRFVHESMMGTTFTAVVKEETEICGLPAVIPSITGRG
- a CDS encoding FAD-dependent oxidoreductase, whose amino-acid sequence is MKTVIIGGGVVGLTSAYELALSGHDVTVIEAARCGAGASHGNAAKIAIAESTPVPAPGVLLQGIRWMLKPDSPLSIKPSLAPGYLKFLLQMARHCNARDFEAGLDLHLRLGEDANDLFDEYQAQGIDFEMHDRGVLLAFETRERFDEHCASLPAFEAAGHRPRRLHDDEVREAEPALSDRIRHGLSFSADRQIEPDSLTAGLLAKLSDLGVVVREDTRVGRFVRSGDAVTAVVTSDAEVIKADALVISAGVPSGVLAGQLGQKIPIYSGKGYSIDYSPAPIQLRTSLTLEDARVALTPLNGMLRLAGTMEFGSTDDDVNEVRVGAIRRAAQEAFRDWGDGQGELAPWAGSRPMTPDGLPVIGRLDSVKNAYINSGHSMLGLTLAPGSARLLSGLMTGGSSTLPGEQLARVSPNRF